In one window of Pseudomonas sp. IAC-BECa141 DNA:
- a CDS encoding alpha/beta fold hydrolase, whose amino-acid sequence MRDRLILLPGWGLGVSPLEPLAAALRGLDEHLQVDIEPLPELDSSDLQDWLDELDERIPEDAWLGGWSLGGMLASELAARRGEHCCGLLTLASNPSFVAHEQWPCAMSGETFDAFLAGCSADPRTTLKRFSLLCAQGAQDARGLSRLLLGGAPNTSPAALMAGLELLAQIDTREALQAFRGPQLHLFGGLDGLVPAESAGELFALLADVEVGLIEQASHAFLLEDPHGVAGAIQAFLSECGDD is encoded by the coding sequence CTGCGTTGCGTGGACTCGATGAACACCTGCAGGTCGACATCGAACCGTTGCCGGAGCTGGATTCCAGCGATCTGCAAGACTGGCTCGACGAACTCGATGAGCGCATCCCCGAAGATGCCTGGCTCGGCGGCTGGTCGCTGGGCGGCATGCTCGCTTCGGAGCTGGCGGCGCGGCGTGGCGAACATTGCTGCGGCTTGCTGACCCTGGCGAGTAATCCTTCGTTTGTCGCTCATGAACAGTGGCCTTGTGCGATGTCCGGCGAGACCTTCGATGCGTTTCTTGCCGGTTGCAGCGCTGATCCGCGGACGACCCTGAAGCGATTCTCTTTGCTCTGCGCCCAAGGCGCGCAAGATGCGCGCGGCTTGTCGCGGTTGTTGCTCGGCGGCGCGCCGAATACCTCGCCGGCCGCTTTGATGGCGGGTCTGGAATTGTTGGCGCAGATCGATACGCGGGAAGCCTTGCAGGCGTTTCGTGGCCCGCAACTGCATTTGTTTGGTGGGCTGGACGGGTTGGTGCCGGCGGAGTCTGCGGGCGAGTTGTTCGCGTTGCTGGCGGATGTCGAAGTGGGTCTGATCGAGCAGGCCAGCCATGCGTTTCTTCTGGAGGACCCCCACGGTGTGGCGGGTGCGATCCAGGCGTTTTTAAGTGAGTGTGGTGATGACTGA